The following are encoded together in the Pectobacterium wasabiae CFBP 3304 genome:
- a CDS encoding ATP-dependent helicase, whose product MPSRSVSAAYLAQASELAGNPGQLAAYNSLGHCVVLAGPGSGKTKTLVLKLARILAEDVQAPRGAACITYSQECARELTRRLEALGLREAPNLFVGTVHGFCLRHLLMPYGRLADLPISFPLSVASQRVSDRLLRQSGDQLFGSGHPHKAIDLGRHRRSVLDRNSTAWRSEEELAAWTEAYESALRQDGLIDYDDMVVFGQRLIVEHDWVLPLVQAKFPVLAVDEYQDLGVALHRMVKRLVFEGGVRLFAVGDSDQSIYGFTGANGALLMELAGSEGVETVRLQLNYRSGAGIVSASEMALGEARGYRANDPNRQTTIEFVLCPEGMADQATHAIAQIIPAALAAKPGRTLGDIAILYRDYRAGDIVADAVTAGGFDYIRVDNAAPYRKVALTSWVEDCAAWCAGGWRVGRPQLRGLIDRYLAFHRTRLDDAQARREGQRLTALLWALRADQQPARDFVTSLRNGIVDSLLGTELVLADQAEQLNRMSAALAEGGALAALDIVSLGGRDGSPDHLNLLTLHSAKGCEYDVVIMVGLDLGNLPWRGETPEKLRESRRLFYVGLTRARDEVHMLYSGFVDGRYGSMRQGRSPFLDELEGRMREAGLRQ is encoded by the coding sequence ATGCCGTCGCGTAGTGTAAGTGCAGCCTACCTAGCCCAGGCTTCCGAGTTGGCTGGAAATCCTGGTCAGTTAGCCGCGTATAACTCCCTGGGGCATTGCGTTGTGCTTGCCGGGCCTGGAAGTGGCAAGACCAAGACACTTGTACTGAAACTGGCCCGTATCTTGGCCGAGGATGTTCAGGCACCGCGTGGTGCTGCATGCATCACATATAGCCAGGAATGCGCGCGTGAGTTGACACGTCGTCTTGAAGCGCTGGGGCTCAGAGAGGCACCGAATCTCTTTGTCGGAACCGTTCATGGGTTCTGTTTGCGTCATCTGTTGATGCCTTATGGGCGATTGGCCGATCTGCCGATCTCATTTCCGCTGTCGGTGGCTTCTCAGCGTGTGAGTGATCGGTTACTGCGACAATCTGGTGATCAGCTCTTTGGCTCAGGTCATCCCCATAAGGCCATTGATCTCGGGCGGCATCGCCGTTCAGTGCTGGACCGCAACAGCACTGCTTGGCGTTCAGAGGAGGAACTCGCTGCCTGGACCGAGGCTTACGAATCGGCATTACGGCAGGATGGGCTAATCGACTACGACGACATGGTGGTATTCGGCCAGCGTCTGATCGTCGAGCATGATTGGGTTTTGCCCTTAGTTCAGGCGAAATTTCCGGTCCTCGCGGTGGATGAATATCAGGATTTGGGGGTGGCGCTCCATCGTATGGTCAAGCGTCTGGTTTTTGAGGGGGGCGTGCGCTTGTTCGCTGTGGGTGATTCAGACCAGTCGATATACGGTTTTACTGGGGCCAATGGTGCGTTGCTCATGGAGCTGGCAGGCAGTGAAGGCGTTGAAACAGTTAGGCTCCAATTAAACTATCGTTCAGGTGCGGGTATCGTCAGTGCTTCTGAGATGGCGCTGGGTGAGGCTCGTGGTTATCGCGCGAATGATCCAAACCGTCAGACGACTATTGAGTTTGTGTTGTGTCCTGAGGGGATGGCGGATCAAGCGACTCATGCCATTGCACAGATCATCCCTGCTGCTTTGGCTGCTAAACCAGGACGGACGCTTGGTGATATTGCCATTCTGTACAGAGACTATCGTGCCGGAGATATTGTGGCTGATGCGGTGACCGCTGGTGGTTTTGATTATATCCGTGTGGATAACGCAGCACCTTATCGCAAGGTTGCCTTGACCAGCTGGGTGGAAGATTGCGCCGCATGGTGCGCCGGTGGCTGGCGTGTTGGTCGTCCGCAATTGCGTGGGCTAATAGACCGCTACCTCGCGTTTCATCGGACGAGATTGGATGATGCGCAAGCTCGACGTGAGGGGCAGAGGCTAACCGCGCTGCTTTGGGCTCTACGCGCCGACCAACAGCCTGCGCGTGATTTTGTCACGTCGCTGCGCAATGGTATCGTTGATTCGTTGCTGGGCACTGAGCTGGTGCTTGCAGATCAGGCTGAGCAATTGAATCGCATGTCTGCAGCGCTTGCCGAAGGTGGTGCGTTGGCGGCGTTGGATATTGTGAGTTTGGGTGGGCGTGATGGCTCACCTGATCACCTTAATCTGCTGACGCTCCACTCTGCCAAAGGCTGCGAATACGACGTGGTCATTATGGTCGGCTTGGATCTGGGCAATCTGCCGTGGCGTGGTGAGACGCCAGAAAAGCTGCGTGAGAGCCGTCGCCTTTTCTATGTGGGGCTAACTCGAGCACGGGATGAGGTTCATATGCTGTATTCTGGTTTTGTTGATGGTCGCTACGGCTCGATGCGTCAGGGGCGTTCCCCATTTCTGGATGAGCTGGAGGGGCGGATGCGTGAGGCTGGTTTACGGCAGTAG